One genomic window of Dama dama isolate Ldn47 chromosome 7, ASM3311817v1, whole genome shotgun sequence includes the following:
- the LOC133059135 gene encoding olfactory receptor 2W1-like, with translation MDQRNYTSLRGFILLGFSDRPKLEMVLSGVVTVFYLITLVGNTAIILASLLDSHLHTPMYFFLRNLSLLDLCFTTSIVPQMLVNLWGHDKTISYVGCVIQLYVYMWFGSIECLLLAVMSYDRFTAICKPLHYLVIMNPHLCLKMVIIVWSISLANSVVLCTLTLNLPRCGNNLLDHFLCELPAMVKIACIDTTAVEMSVFALGIVIVLTPLILILISYGYIAKAVLRMKSKAGQRKAVNTCGSHLTVVSIFYGAIIYLYLQPGNNASKEQGKFLTLFYTIITPSLNPLIYTLRNKDMKDALKKLMRVDHKPTTLKRNWKS, from the coding sequence ATGGACCAAAGAAATTATACTTCTCTACGTGGCTTCATTCTGCTTGGATTCTCTGACCGTCCCAAACTGGAGATGGTCCTGTCAGGAGTTGTCACTGTCTTCTACTTAATTACCTTGGTCGGTAACACAGCCATCATTCTTGCATCTCTCCTGGATTCCCATCTCCACACACCAATGTACTTTTTCCTCCGGAATTTATCTCTCCTAGATCTATGTTTCACAACCAGCATCGTCCCCCAGATGCTGGTTAACTTGTGGGGACATGATAAGACCATCAGCTATGTGGGCTGTGTCATTCAGCTCTATGTTTACATGTGGTTTGGCTCCATTGAGTGCCTTCTCCTCGCTGTTATGTCCTATGATcgttttacagctatttgtaagcccttgCATTATTTGGTCATCATGAACCCACATTTATGCCTCAAGATGGTTATCATAGTCTGGAGTATTAGTCTGGCCAATTCTGTGGTATTATGTACACTCACCCTGAATTTGcctagatgtggaaacaaccttCTGGATCATTTCTTGTGTGAGTTGCCAGCTATGGTCAAGATAGCTTGCATAGACACCACAGCAGTTGAAATGTCTGTTTTTGCTTTAGGCATTGTTATTGTGCTTACACCACTCATCCTTATTCTTATATCCTATGGCTACATTGCCAAAGCTGTGCTGAGAATGAAGTCAAAAGCAGGCCAGAGAAAAGCAGTTAATACCTGTGGATCTCATCTCACTGTAGTGTCCATCTTCTATGGAGCTATTATCTACCTATACCTGCAACCAGGTAACAATGCCTCCAAAGAGCAGGGTAAGTTCCTCACTCTTTTTTACACCATCATCACTCCAAGTCTCAACCCTCTCATTTACACCTTAAGAAATAAGGACATGAAAGATGCACTGAAGAAGCTGATGAGAGTTGACCACAAACCGACAACACTGAAGAGAAACTGGAAGTCATAG
- the LOC133059136 gene encoding olfactory receptor 2W1 → MDQRNYTSLRGFILLGFSDRPKLEMVLSGVVTVFYLITLVGNTAIILASLLDSHLHTPMYFFLRNLSLLDLCFTTSIVPQMLVNLWGHDKTISYVGCVIQLYVYMWFGSIECLLLAVMSYDRFTAICKPLHYLVIMNPHLCLKMVIIVWSISLANSVVLCTLTLNLPRCGNNLLDHFLCELPAMVKIACIDTTAVEMSVFALGIVIVLTPLILILISYGYIARAVLRMKSKAGQRKAVNTCGSHLTVVSIFYGTIIYMYLQPGNNASKEQGKFLTLFYTIITPSLNPLIYTLRNKDMKDALKKLMRVDHKPTKSRRNWKS, encoded by the coding sequence ATGGACCAAAGAAATTATACTTCTCTACGTGGCTTCATTCTGCTTGGATTCTCTGACCGTCCCAAACTGGAGATGGTCCTGTCAGGAGTTGTCACTGTCTTCTACTTAATTACCTTGGTCGGTAACACAGCCATCATTCTTGCATCTCTCCTGGATTCCCATCTCCACACACCAATGTACTTTTTCCTCCGGAATTTATCTCTCCTAGATCTATGTTTCACAACCAGCATCGTCCCCCAGATGCTGGTTAACTTGTGGGGACATGATAAGACCATCAGCTATGTGGGCTGTGTCATTCAGCTCTATGTTTACATGTGGTTTGGCTCCATTGAGTGCCTTCTCCTCGCTGTTATGTCCTATGATcgttttacagctatttgtaagcccttgCATTATTTGGTCATCATGAACCCACATTTATGCCTCAAGATGGTTATCATAGTCTGGAGTATTAGTCTGGCCAATTCTGTGGTATTATGTACACTCACCCTGAATTTGcctagatgtggaaacaaccttCTGGATCATTTCTTGTGTGAGTTGCCAGCTATGGTCAAGATAGCTTGCATAGACACCACAGCAGTTGAAATGTCTGTTTTTGCTTTAGGCATTGTTATTGTGCTTACACCACTCATCCTTATTCTTATATCCTATGGCTACATTGCCAGAGCTGTGCTGAGAATGAAGTCAAAAGCAGGCCAGAGAAAAGCAGTTAATACCTGTGGATCTCATCTCACTGTAGTGTCCATCTTCTATGGAACTATTATTTACATGTACCTGCAACCAGGTAACAATGCCTCCAAAGAGCAGGGTAAGTTCCTCACTCTTTTTTACACCATCATCACTCCAAGTCTCAACCCTCTCATTTATACCTTAAGGAATAAGGACATGAAGGACGCACTGAAGAAGCTGATGAGAGTTGACCACAAACCTACAAAATCAAGGAGAAACTGGAAGTCATAG